The genomic window GCGTCGGCCGCGCGCTGATGGCATCCCTCGAAGAGCGAGCCGACGCGCGCAGCTTTACGGAACTGAAACTCCACTCGCAGACGCGAGCCGCCGACTTCTATCGCCGACTGGGCTACGAGCGCCACGGCGAGGAGTTCGAGGAGGCCGGCATTCCCCACGTCGAGATGCGAAAGGCACTCGACTGAGTTTTGCATCTGGCCGCGGGTCACGGCCCGTGTGATGACTCGAGCACTGTAGCGGTCCGCCGACAGTAGTCCCCCACCGGAAATAGTCCCATCCCGTGAATGTCTGACTGACTTTAAAATAGGTGTCCGTGCGTACTACTGCTATGCAACAGTCGATTCGTGCGCCCCTCGAGGCGATAACGACCACGGCAGCGACCGTCCAGCGCGCCGGCCGGATCCTCCTGCCGCTGGGTCTCGCGGCCGCGAGTACCGGCATCGGACTGCTCGTCTACTTCTGGTTGGTCGCCGCGGTTCTGTAACGGCTCGCGCGACCGAACCAGCTACGCCGTCGTGATCCGATCGCGGACGTATTTGGCACCCAATCCGAGAACCGCCAGCGTCATCGCCGCCGCGAAGGCGACGACGAACGCCGAGACCGGTTCGGTGACCGTCTCGAGTTCCGCGAGGACGAACTCGCCCGCGAGGACGGCAGCGACGGCGAACAGTGCGAACCCGCCGACGTTCGCCGGAAGCGAGTTCGTCTCGGGGACGACCGCGGGATCGTTCAGCAAGTAGAGGATCACTGCGATGGCGAATGGCGTCCCGACCAGCCCGAACGCGAGCGTGAGGACGAGGAGCTGGAAGAAGGCTCCCTCGAGGAACGCGCCGACGGCCGAGGCGAGCGCGACGGCGACGATCGCGGCCCGGTAGCGGCCGTCACTGACGGACTGCTCCCAGCCGAGTTTGTCGGCCAGCAGGTACGGCGGGACGATCGTGTTCCCGCCGAGCGTCGACACCGCCGCGCCCAGCAGACCGGCGAGGAACAGCCACATGGCGTACTCGCCGGCGATCGGACCGAGAGTCTGTGCGGCACCCACGCCGTCGATCGTCGCCGGATCGACGCCGGCCGACGGGAGCACGCTCGCCGCGACGAGGAAGACGCCGAGGCTGAAGACGCCGAAGGCGGCGAGCATCGAACTGACGACATCGAACGTCGCGATGTCTGCGTCGCCGGCGGTCCAGCCACGGGCGCGCATCGTGTAGCTCTGCATGGTCAGCAGCGTGATGTGGACCGCGCCGCCGAGGATTCCCGCGGCGATGAGCGCGCCGTCCACGCCAGCCGGGATTTTAGGGGTCAGCCCCGCGGCCGCCGCGGCCGGATCGATCGGGACGACAAAGGCCGAGGCGACGAAGG from Natrinema versiforme includes these protein-coding regions:
- a CDS encoding NRAMP family divalent metal transporter codes for the protein MATERTQQSVGLGRIRSFLERLGPTWLAGAIAAGPATMGSLLVAGASFEYALLWVVVLSAILGTVGQYLAMRLGLLTEAGIVAVVERHLGSFWAWVLVIDAVLAAGLAQIVIMKTLASVSATMAAEAGVGVAALTDPRLWGIAWAVVLALGLAGGGYRLAEHGAKLLVSIVVVAFVASAFVVPIDPAAAAAGLTPKIPAGVDGALIAAGILGGAVHITLLTMQSYTMRARGWTAGDADIATFDVVSSMLAAFGVFSLGVFLVAASVLPSAGVDPATIDGVGAAQTLGPIAGEYAMWLFLAGLLGAAVSTLGGNTIVPPYLLADKLGWEQSVSDGRYRAAIVAVALASAVGAFLEGAFFQLLVLTLAFGLVGTPFAIAVILYLLNDPAVVPETNSLPANVGGFALFAVAAVLAGEFVLAELETVTEPVSAFVVAFAAAMTLAVLGLGAKYVRDRITTA